A single Brevundimonas sp. M20 DNA region contains:
- a CDS encoding WecB/TagA/CpsF family glycosyltransferase, which produces MTRFMTLDFADGDRPALLAQVAAMARGPYGYVVTPNVDHVIKLMDGRVAEDVYRGAALMICDSRILAHLAKLRGKRLSVYPGSDMTADLLAPDHDLTFGVFGPDRAAFDDLVARYPGRRFTFIEAPMLTPGTPEWDAVVKTAAAAEWDVLLACVSFPKQERFAHALRAAGRPFGVTLCVGASIDFLTGRQHRAPKIFQQLSLEWLHRLLSQPKRMFRRYVIEGPAIFGWFVRTEVLSR; this is translated from the coding sequence ATGACGCGCTTCATGACGCTGGATTTCGCCGACGGAGACCGCCCCGCGCTGCTGGCGCAGGTGGCCGCGATGGCGCGCGGACCCTACGGCTATGTGGTCACGCCGAATGTGGACCATGTGATCAAGCTGATGGACGGACGGGTGGCCGAGGACGTCTATCGCGGCGCGGCGCTGATGATCTGCGACAGCCGTATTCTGGCCCATCTGGCGAAGCTGCGGGGCAAGCGGCTGTCGGTTTATCCGGGGTCGGACATGACGGCGGACCTGCTGGCGCCGGACCATGACCTGACCTTCGGCGTGTTCGGCCCGGACCGGGCGGCGTTCGACGATCTGGTCGCCCGCTATCCCGGCCGCCGGTTCACCTTCATCGAAGCGCCGATGCTGACGCCCGGCACGCCGGAGTGGGACGCGGTGGTGAAGACCGCCGCCGCCGCCGAATGGGACGTGCTGCTGGCCTGCGTCTCCTTCCCCAAGCAGGAGCGCTTCGCCCATGCCCTGCGCGCCGCAGGACGGCCGTTCGGCGTGACCCTGTGCGTGGGGGCGTCGATCGACTTCCTGACGGGCCGCCAGCACCGGGCGCCGAAGATCTTCCAGCAGCTGTCGCTGGAATGGCTGCACCGCCTGCTGAGCCAGCCGAAGCGGATGTTCCGGCGCTACGTGATCGAGGGGCCGGCGATCTTCGGGTGGTTCGTCAGGACGGAAGTGCTCAGCCGCTAA